One segment of Triticum aestivum cultivar Chinese Spring chromosome 2A, IWGSC CS RefSeq v2.1, whole genome shotgun sequence DNA contains the following:
- the LOC123184625 gene encoding stress response protein NST1-like: MSLPCSDQSIRPRKMKTASLPPGVAVLRCWCGDLCKVKEVTNFSDWLGMKFFMCANYEEDTAVAISEYDKPPSPPPLCMYYRWIDTEKPAWAVTEIRERSRRAWNSLFAEERREKAEAEEKAEQERELKEYYAEQHRFLRKWERKTGKRLVAWRSRNDSERRLVRRRGRERKKGLVRPRQQKKLAMEKENIHVGLSRFLW, encoded by the exons ATGAGTTTGCCTTGTTCGGATCAAAGCATTAGGCCGAGGAAAATGAAGACTGCAAGTTTGCCTCCTGGGGTGGCAGTCCTGCGGTGTTGGTGTGGCGatctttgcaaggtgaaggaggtgacGAATTTTTCAGATTGGTTGGGCATGAAGTTTTTCATGTGCGCCAATTATGAGGAAGATACTGCCGTAGCTATTTCAGAGTACGACAAGCCTCCG TCTCCTCCGCCTCTGTGCATGTACTATCGTTGGATTGACACGGAGAAGCCGGCTTGGGCAGTGACTGAGATTCGTGAAAGAAGTCGCCGTGCGTGGAATAGTTTATTTGCGGAAGAACGACGCGAGAAggcggaagctgaggagaaagcagagcaagaaagagagttaaaagaatactatgcggagcaacaccgttttttgaggaaatgggaaagaaaaacagggaagaggctcgtcgcatggaggagcaggaacgacagcgaaaggaggctcgtgaggcggagaggcagagaaagaaagaaagggcttGTCAGACCAAGGCAGCAGAAGAAGCTGgcgatggaaaaggaaaatatccacgTTGGACTCAGTAGATTCCTGTGGTAG